The Oryza glaberrima chromosome 5, OglaRS2, whole genome shotgun sequence DNA segment ACATTAGTGACTTAGTTTCACCCAAAGGTGGAGGGGATGGTGCCAATGTCATTGGCGCTGTAATATTGGACCACGGCGCCAATGATGTTGGTGTAGTGAAaagaatcatttttaaaataagttttttaggatctatttataaaataagttttctaaaaggaTCAGAATGTAAAAATCCAGCTTTCACCTCCCCTCATTAGTCAGGTATCACGTACCGGATCAGAGAAAGAACAGCATCAGTCAGATCGAATCcactgcctagctagctagcacctACTGCAGATATCGCGTAAGCGAGCATGGAGACAGAGCTGCCGACCTTGATGGAGCTGGATAGCACCGAGCCGGCCGATTTCTCGCAGCCGCCACAGAGATACAGCAACCTGGAGAGGATCCGTACCTTGTCCGTCGTCTCGGGCGAGGCCAGcgggtggtcgtcgtcgtcgtctcggtCGGCGAGATCCAGTTACTACAGCAGCAGCATGTCAAGCAACGCGTCGGGTGGCCCTCATAATCATCGGTACGCCCCTTACTCCAACTCTTCGCCGAGGCCGGTGGTAATAACACTTGATCTCCACGGTGCTCGGGACATTGCGCGGCAGATGGCCCGCGACGGGTTCGTGGCCAAGTTGATTGGAGAGTTCGGCCGGGAGCCCGGATCTACGCTGGAGAGGTGGTTCTCCGAGCTCGACGTCGGCTGGGTACTccggtcggcggcagcggcggataAGGAGCAATCCGAGCTCGGCCTGGATGATCTCgtgcggcggtggacgcgaggaTATACCGTGATGGTCGAAGCACTCAACGCCACGCGGACGCAGACGGATAAGGTTGGAGGTGTAGCCGTCATGGAATGTGATCAAGAGCTGGAAGACGACCTCCGACTTCAAGTCGCGCGGTTCGTGGAGGCGACAGTATCCAAGATGCTCGCCTTTGCTGATGCCCTCGCCGCTGATAACACTTGGCGGCCAATAGACAACCTCTCGGGACTCATGGGCCTGTACAGCTGCATCTTCAAGTGCAGAGTACCCATCCTAATACATGCACTAAGTGATTCAGAAGAGCAATGCCTAGCACGCAAAGTGGATGGTGCTTTCAGAATTACAATGAGCAACTTGTGCACAGCGATATTGAA contains these protein-coding regions:
- the LOC127772578 gene encoding exocyst complex component EXO70B2-like yields the protein METELPTLMELDSTEPADFSQPPQRYSNLERIRTLSVVSGEASGWSSSSSRSARSSYYSSSMSSNASGGPHNHRYAPYSNSSPRPVVITLDLHGARDIARQMARDGFVAKLIGEFGREPGSTLERWFSELDVGWVLRSAAAADKEQSELGLDDLVRRWTRGYTVMVEALNATRTQTDKVGGVAVMECDQELEDDLRLQVARFVEATVSKMLAFADALAADNTWRPIDNLSGLMGLYSCIFKCRVPILIHALSDSEEQCLARKVDGAFRITMSNLCTAILKMAKDAEAVTPVLSGWDSWENFKQNAEIHKATRLIVDYARLFWEYKGLLHIILLSKRDPHLDDRWSQVPITMIKQMVINLEDQLEKKSKSFSDPSLRYLFLLNNSYFVREDFLEPGNCVYILTLKFMQYQEKYMLASWEPVMCCLQDKMPLWFPKHSLQLARFKSEFQKTCRRQKLWKVPNPRLRQKLRKAIVDKVIIGYKRYLEDHPELEKCSSDLHDMEDMVNVLFEG